In Populus nigra chromosome 1, ddPopNigr1.1, whole genome shotgun sequence, one genomic interval encodes:
- the LOC133691418 gene encoding COP9 signalosome complex subunit 8-like, protein MDFSPLTDALASKSYGKIADICDELMLKGAAEMEGVPFEEEWPFAIHLLAHIYVNDTNSARFLWKSIPAAVKERQPEVVAAWRIGQRLWTRDYAAVHEAIRAFDWSQQIQPLVAAFSEVYTKRMFQLLLSAYSTISIQDTALFLGMNEDDATSYVLQQGWVVDPDSPMLIVKKQPVKTEQKLDSSKLQRLTEYVFHLEH, encoded by the exons ATGGATTTCAGTCCGCTCACGGACGCCTTAGCTTCCAAATCGTATGGAAAGATCGCTGATATCTGTGATGAACTCATGCTCAag gGTGCAGCAGAGATGGAGGGGGTTCCGTTTGAGGAGGAGTGGCCTTTTGCTATTCATCTTCTTGCCCATATTTATGTCAATGATAC gaacAGCGCCAGATTTCTGTGGAAATCCATACCTGCTGCGGTGAAAGAGAGGCAACCAGAAGTTGTTGCAGCTTGGAGAATTGGTCAGAGGTTATGGACGCGTGACTATGCAGCCGTGCATGAGGCTATTCGTGCTTTTGATTGGTCTCAACAAATTCAACCTCTTGTTGCTGCTTTCTCAg AGGTTTACACCAAGAGGATGTTTCAGCTTTTGCTTTCTGCTTATTCAACTATAAGCATCCAAGATACAGCTCTCTTTCTAGGAATGAATGAAGATGATGCCACAAGTT ATGTATTGCAGCAAGGTTGGGTTGTGGATCCTGATTCTCCAATGCTAATTGTGAAAAAGCAGCCTGTGAAAACAGAGCAGAAACTGGATTCCAGTAAACTACAGCGGTTGACAGAGTATGTGTTTCACTTGGAGCATTAA